The Macaca nemestrina isolate mMacNem1 chromosome 12, mMacNem.hap1, whole genome shotgun sequence genome contains a region encoding:
- the CFAP68 gene encoding cilia- and flagella-associated protein 68 isoform X3 produces the protein MRSQAVTGRQNLACFLTNPHCGSIINADGHGEVWTDWNNMSKFFQYGWRCTTNENAYSNRTLMGNWNQERYDLRNIVQPKPLPSQFGHYFETTYDTSYNNKMPLSTHRFKREPHCFPGHQPELDPPRYKCTEKSTYMNSYSKS, from the exons ATGAGGTCACAAGCAGTCACAGGG AGACAGAACCTCGCCTGTTTCCTCACAAACCCACATTGTGGCAGCATCATTAATGCAGATGGCCATGGTGAAGTGTGGACAGATTGGAATAATATGTCCAAGTTTTTCCAGTATGGATGGAGATGCACCACTAATGAGAATGCCTATTCGAACCGTACCCTGATGGGCAACTGGAACCAGGAAAGATATGACCTGAGGAATATCGTGCAGCCCAAACCCTTGCCTTCCCAG TTTGGACACTACTTTGAAACAACATATGATACAAGCTACAACAACAAAATGCCACTTTCAACGCATA GATTTAAGCGAGAGCCTCACTGTTTCCCAGGACATCAACCTGAACTGGATCCTCCCCGATACAAATGCACAGAAAAGTCAACTTACATGAATAGCTATTCAAAATCTTAA
- the CFAP68 gene encoding cilia- and flagella-associated protein 68 isoform X2: MAASQCLCCSKFLLQRQNLACFLTNPHCGSIINADGHGEVWTDWNNMSKFFQYGWRCTTNENAYSNRTLMGNWNQERYDLRNIVQPKPLPSQFGHYFETTYDTSYNNKMPLSTHRFKREPHCFPGHQPELDPPRYKCTEKSTYMNSYSKS; the protein is encoded by the exons ATGGCTGCCTCCCAGTGTCTCTGCTGCTCAAAATTTCTCCTCCAG AGACAGAACCTCGCCTGTTTCCTCACAAACCCACATTGTGGCAGCATCATTAATGCAGATGGCCATGGTGAAGTGTGGACAGATTGGAATAATATGTCCAAGTTTTTCCAGTATGGATGGAGATGCACCACTAATGAGAATGCCTATTCGAACCGTACCCTGATGGGCAACTGGAACCAGGAAAGATATGACCTGAGGAATATCGTGCAGCCCAAACCCTTGCCTTCCCAG TTTGGACACTACTTTGAAACAACATATGATACAAGCTACAACAACAAAATGCCACTTTCAACGCATA GATTTAAGCGAGAGCCTCACTGTTTCCCAGGACATCAACCTGAACTGGATCCTCCCCGATACAAATGCACAGAAAAGTCAACTTACATGAATAGCTATTCAAAATCTTAA
- the CFAP68 gene encoding cilia- and flagella-associated protein 68 isoform X4: protein MAASQCLCCSKFLLQRQNLACFLTNPHCGSIINADGHGEVWTDWNNMSKFFQYGWRCTTNENAYSNRTLMGNWNQERYDLRNIVQPKPLPSQDLSESLTVSQDINLNWILPDTNAQKSQLT, encoded by the exons ATGGCTGCCTCCCAGTGTCTCTGCTGCTCAAAATTTCTCCTCCAG AGACAGAACCTCGCCTGTTTCCTCACAAACCCACATTGTGGCAGCATCATTAATGCAGATGGCCATGGTGAAGTGTGGACAGATTGGAATAATATGTCCAAGTTTTTCCAGTATGGATGGAGATGCACCACTAATGAGAATGCCTATTCGAACCGTACCCTGATGGGCAACTGGAACCAGGAAAGATATGACCTGAGGAATATCGTGCAGCCCAAACCCTTGCCTTCCCAG GATTTAAGCGAGAGCCTCACTGTTTCCCAGGACATCAACCTGAACTGGATCCTCCCCGATACAAATGCACAGAAAAGTCAACTTACATGA
- the CFAP68 gene encoding cilia- and flagella-associated protein 68 isoform X1 codes for MSGLSASLKNMEQPSKNFCHSHKKSSNGSTYSASSYSSSGKRQNLACFLTNPHCGSIINADGHGEVWTDWNNMSKFFQYGWRCTTNENAYSNRTLMGNWNQERYDLRNIVQPKPLPSQFGHYFETTYDTSYNNKMPLSTHRFKREPHCFPGHQPELDPPRYKCTEKSTYMNSYSKS; via the exons ATGTCAGGTTTGTCTGCATCTTTAAAGAACATGGAACAGCCAAGTAAAAATTTCTGTCACTCTCATAAGAAATCTTCAAACGGCTCAACCTACTCAGCATCAAGTTACTCTTCTTCAGGAAAG AGACAGAACCTCGCCTGTTTCCTCACAAACCCACATTGTGGCAGCATCATTAATGCAGATGGCCATGGTGAAGTGTGGACAGATTGGAATAATATGTCCAAGTTTTTCCAGTATGGATGGAGATGCACCACTAATGAGAATGCCTATTCGAACCGTACCCTGATGGGCAACTGGAACCAGGAAAGATATGACCTGAGGAATATCGTGCAGCCCAAACCCTTGCCTTCCCAG TTTGGACACTACTTTGAAACAACATATGATACAAGCTACAACAACAAAATGCCACTTTCAACGCATA GATTTAAGCGAGAGCCTCACTGTTTCCCAGGACATCAACCTGAACTGGATCCTCCCCGATACAAATGCACAGAAAAGTCAACTTACATGAATAGCTATTCAAAATCTTAA
- the LOC105493616 gene encoding alpha-crystallin B chain isoform X1, translating to MDIAIHHPWIRRPFFPFHSPSRLFDQFFGEHLLESDLFPTSTSLSPFYLRPPSFLRAPSWFDTGLSEMRLEKDRFSVNLDVKHFSPEELKVKVLGDVIEVHGKHEERQDEHGFISREFHRKYRVPADVDPLTITSSLSSDGVLTVNGPRKQVSGPERTIPITREEKPAVTAAPKK from the exons ATGGACATCGCCATCCACCACCCCTGGATCCGCcgccccttctttcctttccactCCCCCAGCCGCCTCTTTGACCAGTTCTTCGGAGAGCACCTGTTGGAGTCTGATCTTTTCCCGACGTCTACTTCCCTGAGCCCCTTCTACCTTCGGCCACCCTCCTTCCTGCGGGCACCCAGCTGGTTTGACACTGGACTCTCAGAG ATGCGCCTGGAGAAGGACAGGTTCTCTGTCAACCTGGATGTGAAGCACTTCTCCCCAGAGGAACTCAAAGTTAAGGTGTTGGGAGATGTGATTGAGGTGCATGGCAAACATGAAGAGCGCCAG GATGAACATGGTTTCATCTCCAGGGAGTTCCACAGGAAATACCGGGTCCCAGCTGATGTGGACCCTCTCACCATTACTTCATCCCTGTCATCTGATGGGGTCCTCACTGTGAATGGACCAAGGAAACAGGTCTCTGGCCCTGAGCGCACCATTCCCATCACCCGTGAAGAGAAGCCTGCTGTCACCGCAGCCCCCAAGAAATAG
- the LOC105493616 gene encoding alpha-crystallin B chain isoform X2: MRLEKDRFSVNLDVKHFSPEELKVKVLGDVIEVHGKHEERQDEHGFISREFHRKYRVPADVDPLTITSSLSSDGVLTVNGPRKQVSGPERTIPITREEKPAVTAAPKK, from the exons ATGCGCCTGGAGAAGGACAGGTTCTCTGTCAACCTGGATGTGAAGCACTTCTCCCCAGAGGAACTCAAAGTTAAGGTGTTGGGAGATGTGATTGAGGTGCATGGCAAACATGAAGAGCGCCAG GATGAACATGGTTTCATCTCCAGGGAGTTCCACAGGAAATACCGGGTCCCAGCTGATGTGGACCCTCTCACCATTACTTCATCCCTGTCATCTGATGGGGTCCTCACTGTGAATGGACCAAGGAAACAGGTCTCTGGCCCTGAGCGCACCATTCCCATCACCCGTGAAGAGAAGCCTGCTGTCACCGCAGCCCCCAAGAAATAG
- the LOC105493617 gene encoding heat shock protein beta-2, producing the protein MSGRSVPHAHPATAEYEFANPSRLGEQRFGEGLLPEEILTPTLYHGYYVRPRATPAGEGSRAGASELRLSEGKFQAFLDVSHFTPDEVTVRTVDNLLEVSARHPQRLDRHGFVSREFCRTYVLPADVDPWRVRAALSHDGILNLEAPRGGRHLDTEVNEVYISLLPAPPDPEEEEEAAIVEP; encoded by the exons ATGTCGGGCCGCTCAGTGCCACATGCCCACCCAGCCACCGCTGAGTACGAATTTGCCAACCCGAGCCGCCTGGGTGAGCAGCGCTTCGGAGAAG GCCTCCTTCCAGAAGAGATCCTGACCCCCACACTCTACCATGGCTACTATGTCCGGCCTCGGGCCACCCCAGCTGGGGAGGGCAGCAGGGCAGGGGCCTCCGAGCTTAGGCTCAGTGAGGGCAAGTTCCAGGCATTTCTGGATGTGAGCCACTTTACCCCAGACGAGGTGACTGTGAGGACTGTGGATAACCTGCTGGAGGTGTCTGCCCGGCACCCCCAGCGCCTGGACCGCCACGGCTTCGTGTCCCGAGAGTTCTGCCGCACCTATGTCCTGCCTGCTGATGTCGACCCCTGGCGGGTCCGAGCTGCTCTCTCCCATGATGGCATCTTAAACCTGGAAGCGCCTCGGGGTGGCCGACATTTGGACACAGAGGTCAATGAGGTCTACATCTCCCTGCTCCCTGCGCCTCCTGAtccagaggaagaggaggaggcagccATAGTTGAGCCCTGA